The following DNA comes from Sorex araneus isolate mSorAra2 chromosome 5, mSorAra2.pri, whole genome shotgun sequence.
agtcacccacatgcaaggcaagtgcctcacctgctgtaccatttGTCTAGCCCACAAGACTGTTTttaatgctaatatattttaaatgctggtacttgttctttttatataaatctcttgggactggagtgataggacagcaggtagggtgcttgcctggtgtgaagccgatccaggtttgacgCCTGGTGCCTTACATAGTCCCGTGACctcctccaggagagatccctgagtaccactgggtctgacccaaaaccaaaaataaaacgtGTAAGGCTCTTGTTCGTATGCTGTTAACAGGGGTATGGAAGACAGAAGTTGTTTTAAGTTACTTATTGTAGATGTCTGGTTAATTTCCACATTTTGTACTTTGTGACAAGTTCTAGGACACTGATGGTTATCAGGGAGATTGCTCTCtggggcacactcagctgtgctcagggcttattcctggctctgtgctcagggcttattcctggctctgtgctcagtcatcacTCTTGGTcaggcttggggcaccatatggggtgccgggaatgtACTATgttctgtactatagctcctgcTGCCGGGAGGTTTACTCTTTAGAGTGGACTGATAGCTTTGTCCTGTCTTTGATGGTTTTGGATGTGGTACTATTTGTTCTTTcagtgttttggattttttttttatgtgcttaTGGAATGGAAGGGGTTTTGGCTAATGGAGAATATTGTGTTGAAGGCAAAGTGAAACTTGTTCTGGATACTCTTTTGGGGGAGGTTCCCacaccatgtggtgctcaggactattcctggctctcctctcaaggatcacccctggcgataCTCGGGGGACCAGAGGGGTGCTCGACAACACCAAGATGAACACCCTGCCAGCTGTATTCTCTCGTTCTGGATAGTACTAAGAGGCCTTAGTATTAAGTTCTTGCCTgtccattgtttgttgttttatttgcttttttcttttgacaGAGCTTTATACTGATTTGATACTGCCAAAATCTTTTTGCTCTGGGCtgtctttatgttttctttgcaGATAATTCCTGTGGACAAATTAGTAAAAGGGAAGTTTCAGGACAATTTTGAATTTGTTCAGTGGTTCAAGAAATTCTTTGACGCAAACTATGATGGGAAAGACTATGACCCTGTTGCAGCCAGACAAGGTCAGGAGACTGCAGTGGCGCCCTCACTCGTTGCTCCTGCTGTGAACAAGCCCAAGAAACCTCTCGGCTCTGGCAGCGCAGGTAAAAGACTCCAAAAAAGACATCTTTTTCAGTGCAATGTTCCAGCTACTCATGCATTCATTATTCCTCCAGTAGTGAGTTTTTGAGTTGCCGTAGGAGCACGTCACGTCAGGAGCAAGGCTAATGGCGCACCAGGCAGAACTGTATCTGTCCTtagctctctccagcctgaccttACAGTTGCCTTCTTTCATGCCGAAGAGacggcgggtagggcgcttgtctttcacgcagctcacctgggtttgatccctgtcattctttatggtaccccaagaactgccaggagtgattcctgagtgcagagccgggagtaagctctgagtattgcctgtcgtggccctaaaacaaaaagcaataaaaaacaaaaacaaatagaacagaTTGAAAGGCCTTATTCTGGTCAGTCTCCCAGGACGGTCCCAATAACACATTCAGTGTGTGCAGATGGGGAGCAGGGCGGACGCTGTATAggtgtccccctctccctcccacccactcccacggTGGCAAGAACTTTAATTAGTGTTCAAAGAGCCTTGACTGGTGGTGGAGAGCATATGAGTGCTTTCAGATTTTCGTCATGTGATTCACTTGCGTGCCATTCACCCGTTGAAAGTGTATCATGGGATGGTTTTCAGTGTGTACAACAGGTGTGTCCTAGTAGCACCTCAGCTTTAGTGTTTTTTCGTTGTCCCACATTGGAAATGGTGTGTGCCTGTTGGTAGTCATTTTTTGTTTCTCGACAacctctcattttttctttttcttttttattttgggtaacatctggctatgctcagtacTTCCTGTTCTGTGTTCTGACTTTCCTGCCTGTTGATCCACTTTCTTTGGAATGGATTtggctcttgtttttgtttttgttttttttaatttttgaccaaacctagtagtactcaggagctgctcctggtttGTAGCTCTGGAGCCTTTCTAAACACCTCTGAACAAagacgtgtttttttttttttttccctcctgactcttcactcaggaattactcctgacggtgctcggggtactatatgggatgctgggactcgaacctgggttggccgcgtgcaaggcaaacgccctacccgttgtactgtcGCTGTAGCCCCCAAAGAGATGTGTTTTACCAGGGATCTAGCTCCGTGGTAGTACGTCTCCAAACATACATACATTAATCatgccccatcccccccccccacacacataaccatccacccccacccccacccccaccagagcTGCCTCAACCATCTTGCCTCCTTGAGGGTCTGGATTGGAGGCAGCTGACTCCTCGGGTGGGAACGGCTAGTGGCGGTGGTGCGGGAGCTCACTTTTGAGAGTGTGCCTTTGCTCTCGGAAGCTGCCCTGCTGTGGGCTTGGTGGGTGATAGTTGGGGGGAGCATCTGTGTGTAGCAGAATGACTGTGCCTCTTCCAGATGATAGTCCTCTTTGTCCTACCGGAAAGAGATGCATCAGAGAAGGATTCAGTCCCGCCAGAAAATAAGGGCTGACACTGGTACTTGACTGTGTGAGGGGATGAGAACACTGTGGTCCACATGCTGATGGTGTCTCGCATGCTGGCTCTCGCCTTGGGCTCCTGCACTGCATCCCTTCCCCGGACAGCCGAGGAGGGCAGTTGGCCACAGCCTTCTCTTGTTTTCTGATGgattcttttcctgtttttgttgaggggcggggggctcccaggCAAAGTTCAGAAGGCCCAGGAGCATCCCCTCCTGGGGATTCTTGGGCAGCCAGACCAGCAGTTCACTGCGGGGGCCTGCGGGTGGGCCTTCAGGGGTGTACCTGCTGATGTGGGAAGAgcatgtgccagggctggaaccaggCCACATGCAGGCAGGAACTCAGacccctgtactgtctgtctCTTCGGCCCATGGTGGTCTTTCGTGTCTCTTAAAAACAAGACCTCTGCTCCATTCTCAGCGCCACAGAGGCCCATTGCAACACACAGAACTACTGCAACGCCCAAGGCTGGACCAGGAATGGTGCGGAAGAACCCCGGTGTGGGCAATGGGGATGACGAAGCAGCCGAATTAATGCAACAGGTAGGTGCAGACTGGGGGGCGGCGGTGGCAGGGGGGCGTTGGTGTCTTCCGGTGCTGCGAGGGAGAGCTGACTCACCCGCTTGCTCTCCAGAGTCTTGGGCGGCCGGGGGCACGAGCCAGCACCTGGCATGCCTGGGACCGGTGGGTGTCACTGCTGGCATCTGGAGACCTGCTCACGCCCTGGGGTCCAGAGTGTCTTACGTTTTGGCTCTAACAAGACAAAAGGAGAATTCCATTGTGAATAgtaattttaaaggattttacAGCCTGCACCGAAATCTCTTGTCACTTGAGATTCAGGTTGAAAGTGGAGCTAGTGTGAAACGCCTGCAGGCTCAGGGCTGGGCGTCTGGCTCCCTGTCGGGCATCTGCTTGGCACGTggggagctctgagcaccaccagaataaGCTAGTAGCAGGCTCTTGATAGGGTTTGggttgtttggggtcatacctgaaggctccaggacttattcctgctctgtgctcaggggtcactcttggcagtgctctagggaccgtACGGATCTCAGTCAAGTCTTTGAATTAGAACTATCTTGAATTTTGGGGATTTTCTTACTGTTCCTTTATCGTTGTATTTGTTGGCATGCTTTTGGATGATTATTTTAGATTAACTCCAGTTTTAGAATCAGAATGTTCAGTTTGGATTGAACTAATTCTTACCCCTTCCTCCCTAAAAGtcgagtcaggggctggagagatagaacatcgggtagggcgtttgccttgcacgcggccgacccgggttcaaatcccagcatcccatatggtcccctgagcacggccaggggtaattcctgagtgcagagccaggagtaacccctgtgcatcgccaggtgtgacccccccaaaaaaaagtaaaagtcgAGTCAGGGAAAcagctgtgtgccagggattggacctgggttgactGCCTGCTAGGCCAGGGTCCTCCCAGTTGTATTTCCTCTATCCTGTGTTttaaacttttgttgttgttcatttagTTTTTGTGGGTTGGTTTCTAGATGATGGCAGTATTTGATTGGAACTTCAGAAAGTCTTTCTAGAACCTTTATTCTGACTTTATTTGTTCAGGACTTTGGCAATGCACGTCGAAGGTGAGTCTGACTAGAGGGTCCTGGTGGGCCTGGTCACCTTCTCCTGGTCTCTGGACACTTCCTGACTGTAGGTTAGGGGAATGGAGCTTTCTTCCCCGCCGGCCGGGATTCTGTGGCCTGAATTGTGTCTGGCTTCTTCCTCATCCTGGTGGGTGGGGCTAGGAAAACTCTGTGCTTCAGTTTTTGCAGTTGGAAGTTGCAAGGTTGGTCTACATTTTTGGGGGGTCGGGGAGATTCTTTGAACGCAGTGGTTGCttggggctgtttctggctctgttctggaGTTGCTCCCGGCTTTTGGGGGGGACCGTCcagtactggggatcagactggggtgagctgcatgcaaggcaggcgcttgAATCCCTGGACTCTCTCCTGGACTTAGAGGAgattctgtggtgtcttctgacTCAGAAGTCCctgccaccccagtggtgctctgcaGGCCGCCCCGTGATCCCGAGTGCCAGGGCATCTGCATTCAGTGAGAGTGAAAGCGAATTCACACGCTGAGCGTGGTTTGGAGCCACTGCAATGAAGATGCACTGTGcttcatccccacccccccacaggcCTGCGGGGGTGCGGACTCAGCCCTGCGAGGGGGCGTCCCGGCGGAGTGTTGGGGTTGCGGTCTGTCTCGAGAGTGGTGACGCAGCATGTGTGCGGACAGCCACGCCGCTCAGTGGAGCCGTGACGGAATGTGCTGGGTCCCTCCCTGCCttgctctcccctccctttcgAGACACTCTGGGGAGTCAGCTGCCTCTCCTTGGAGGAGGCTCTTCTTTGAGTCGTGGATCATCCCCTGCCCCAGCGTGTGGGAGGGGTTTTGTGTGCCAGTTTCCCCCCCCCGCCTTGCTCCCCACTCGACCTTGCTTCCCCAGACTAGACCCTCTCTTTCCATTGGCTTCCCCACCAGGAAGACCGGGACTCGATTGGCCCATGCCTTGGTAAGGCCTCCGGGTATGATGGTAGCGATCTTGCAGGGCTGGGTTGTGAATTCTCTGCTTTCTGGgcagtaggggtgggggtgggaggtttcGACCATACCTGGCCATACTCTGGCCGTGGGGACCCAgctgggttggctacatacaacgCAAGTGCCTTGTCCCCTGGACTGTCTTTGCAGACCCTGGATTCGGCTTCATGCTCCTCATGATTCCAGTGTTTATCTTTTGAGTTTTCCAAACAAGCTCGTACATGTTCACTCCCTTTTTTGGGTGTTATAGTCAAGGTTAAGACCGTGAGCCAACCTCTGGGACTGAGAAAATTTGACATTGAACTTAAAAACAGGTTTCTGTTTGCGTTCGAGAGTCGGTGCAAGAGTGGGTGGACTCAGTCTGGTCCGAGCGGGGTGTGCGTGCCGCTGTCTCACCATCTGTCATGTTTCACGCAGATCAATGTATTGAAACTCACCGTTGAAGatctggagaaagagagagatttctaCTTCGGGAAACTCAGGAACATTGAGTTGATTTGCCAGGAGAACGAGGGGGAGAACAATCCTGTATTGCAGAGGATTGTGGACATTCTGTATGCCACAGACGTATGTATCACCAGGAGGGGATTTTCTTAACAAATTGCCagaggaaatgtttttttttttgggtgggggtttgggatccatccagcggtgctcagggcttatgtgctcagggatcaatgctggcaggcttcagggaactatatgtggcgctgtggattgaaccaatcttgtgccacagattgaacctggttctgcCACATGTACGGCCTTACCCATGGTACCGTCTTTACGGGCCCCATTagcttttgggccactcctggcatcactcaagggtttctcctggctctgtgcttagcagtgactcctgacagtgcttgagaaaccatatgCAATACCAGTACCAAACTGAGTTTGGCacgatgcaaggcaagcacttaacgaACAGcatcccccactccctccttcccctggacggcttctccagccccagctggtaTCTGTCATGTCCTGCTTAGCATTCTTATCTCTGACCTGGGTTGCTGGGTTGGCCGCTGCCGAGGCATGCATGAGTATCCCCCGATACTCAGCACATAGGCACATATGGGGtttttagggcttatttctggcaagGCTCGGGagtttgggatcaaacccaggtcaggcacatgcatgATAAGTATACTCTGGTAGCTGTACagtggctctggccccaacaccccGAGCCAGAGTGTACTGTGAGCCAAGGGCAGGAGccagggggggggggtggagggggttggCTTGTCCTGCTTCTGGCGTTTGTGGCCGCTGGCAGGTGAGCGGGCCACAGAACGCCCTTGCTGCTGACAGCCCACTGCCCCTGCTGCCAGAAACCCTGAGGCTGGCCTGCTTTCCTCTCCCAAAGGGCCTTCCGCGTGCCCAGGCCGCGGCCAGTTTCTTTTGTTATAGTAGTCTGTGTAGCGTGCTACACACCGGAGGCTCTCCCCGTGCGAGGATGAGGAGCCTGTGTAGTGGGATTGGGGAGGACTCTGCAGGTGGTTGACCAGCATTTGTCTTGTTTCTGTCTTGCCCTGTGCCAGGGAATGAGGCATGGATGATGGGGATGCAGGGTTCCTGCTCCAGGCTTGAGTATAGCTTTTGTTGTttcctgttttgcttttgggccatgccccagggtgctcagggcttccttctgactctgctcagggatcactcttggtggtcctcGAAGAGCCGTAtggggtgtgagggattgaacctgggtcggccttaaCTCATtgcactctctggcccctcagtatTTGATGAAATTGCATCTTTCATGAATTCAGCCATGGAGATTTCATTTACAAAAAGGGGAGTAGATGAAGGCTCTCGCGATCCACACCAGCAGGGGATTCTCTGTAGTGCATTCATGTCAGATGGTGGGAGCTGGAGCCCAAAGTTTTCCAGGCCACAAATGTGGGGACAGCACTGTCATTATGATGGGCAACTTTACAGGGCACTTAGAGTAGGGGCCCCACTAGCGAATCTCAGTCAGCTGGGCTGGCAGCTCCGTGCAGGGCcaaaggatgcagtgctgcccaggctctgcgtgctggggattacctgagccacctgttggtgctcaggggaccatctggtgccagggatccgacCAGAGTTGGTCTCACACAAGGCGTATGCCTCAGCCTTCAGACGGTCTCTCCCACATCATCGAGGTAGAACCAGCCTTGTAACTTGCTTTTATTTAAAGAGGACCATTTGATGGCATATGAAATCCTCACCTTATTCAGCAGAGTGGACATAAGCATCACCGGCAGTGTGAGGGTAAGTTTGATTGCTCAGGCTTTGTCCCTCGTGAGAGGTGATTCCGCTGCCTGAGTCATGAACTGAGCAGCAACATAATTGGCCTGGTGCCATTATGTGCCCAGTGTGCCGTAGGGACAGGAAGAACTGTTGACTTCGTGAGGCTTAATTACGGGGACGTGAACCCACAGGAGAAACTGCCCCTTCGATGTTGAAAACCTAACAGGTGTCCGCCCTTCTTCCCCATTTCAGGAAGGCTTTGTGATACCTGACGAAGGGGGCCCTCAGGAGGACCAAGAAGAGTATTAACAGCCTGGGCCAGCAGAGCAACATCGAGGTTCTTCACTCCAAATCATGTGCTTAACTGTAAAATACTCCCTTTTATTCTTAGAGGACTCACTGGTTTCTTTTCATAAGCAAAACGTACCTCTTCTTAAAGTGCACTTTGCAGAAGTTTCACTCCTTTTCCAGTAAGTTTGAGTTAGGAGCTTTTCCCTTGTAGCAGAGCAGTATTAACATCTAGTTGGTTCACCCAGGGAACAGAGAGGCTGACATGGGCTCACCGCGTGGACACTGGTTAACACTGAGTCCCGGAGAAGGTGTTACTGTGTAATACGCTGAGGTGGCGACCTCGGGAGGAAAATGTAAAGACTGAATTGAACTTATAAACTAATGTGAAATTTTGGCAgagaacattttaataaataaatgccttaagagttttaaaatatgctttcctatttcaaaatacaaaacacaatGTGACAGGAGATGCTGTGTGTTTGCCGTTGTGTCTGGGGAAGGAAAGGCCAGACGTGGGACCTTTGGAAGCTGCTGTGCACAGGCCTCGTGGGGCTGCTCGAAACTTCACAGGCCTACACAGGGCCCCTGCGGGACGCTCAAGTTGCTTTGTCTCTGATCACTTGCAAAGTGGTCAAACCAACCATTGTTGCCGCATGAGTAGAAGGCGTATTCTAGTCCCGAGACCTTTGAGGTGAAGAGCTTGATTTTCATTGAGCATTTTTCTCACAATTTTTCCCCATGAcccctgaaatttctttttttttttttttaagaaatgagatGTATCAAGTTTTTAAACTTAGCAGTTAACTTTCGGGGACTTGCCCAGGTCTCTGGAATTTGAATGGGGGTTGTGTCCCATTTTATGCCTTTTTAAGTTTACATTTAACATGCTTTTTCTTCTCTGCCCCCGGCCCACTGGGGTCTCTCCTTTGGCTCCTTCACGTTTGCTGCTCAGAGTGGAAGTTCGGCAGGTAGGGATCAGGCTGCGCGTTCTTCCTGGACCTGCGGCCAGGGGAGGGACGGGTGAAGGCCAGCGCTCCCTCGGGCAGGCCAGGCCTGTGTTTCAGCACCTGCTGCCCACAGCCCCCATCTGTTTGCAGAAGCCTTTGCAGTGCACTAATCTCTTTGGAGATAAGACTTGTTAGCGTGTTActaaatgttaattttcttttgcagaaACGACAGTACCATGTCtgaattaattattaatatttaaaatatctcattCCTTAACTCGCCCTCATTTGCTTTGCCCACAGCCATTCAGTTCCTTTGTTTGGCAGAATTCTGCAAAATGTGTGTCACCCACTACTGAGATTGTTCAACCCCTGATGTATTTGCATTGATTTGTTTCTGGTGGTAGCTTGTCCTGAAATGTGTGTAGAAAGCagatattttatgataaaaattgtgTAGTGCATGCTCTGTGTGGAATTCAGAGGAAAACCCAGATTCAGTGATTtacaatgccaaaaaaaaaaaatgcaagtaacTAGCCATTGTTCAAATAACAGTGGTGCTATTTCTCTTTTGTGGCCTTTTAGACTTTCGTTGCCCTCAAATTCCATTTTATCGGGAACCCATTTTCCACCTGGTCTTTCTTGACAGggtttttttctactttaaacagtttctaaataaaattctgtatttcAAGAGTGTCATGTCTTCTGAAATTTGTCTTGCCATGGGCATATGGTTTTAGGCTCAAATGGTAAGGTAGGGATGCGTGCACTGTTGGGAGTGATGCTTCCAAACCCTACACAGGTTTTTCAGGTATGCTCATTCCTAGGGATGCTTCGGGTTCTCCCTCTGATCCCCAGTTGCTCCTCCACCTCCCCGTTTGTGCCGTCTCCTGCTCTCGGGAAACCTCTCCTCAGAGATCTTAGGCTTGGCAGAGCCACGGTGAAGCCACCTTGGGCCATTTTTCCTCCCACAGAATGTTTTAGAGAAAGCAAAGGCAATCTGTAAAAGAAAACGAataccattttcatttttctatttataaaattgtCTTTTAGGATTGGAGTTCAaaaagagacagcagccttttcCAGTATGGAATAAAGTTAGACAGGAAAGCAGTTTTCTGTCAGCTGACCTGAAGACTTGGTTTTGACCAGGATTATACCTTCATTACTTATGGCTTCCTTAAAATGCGAAACACCACCTTTGAAAGAAATTCAGAGTCCTTATATGTTGGCACTTTTCAGGCGCGGTTGGGTACTTTGAGCCTGTTGGCCTGGCTGTCTGGGTTGAGGTCTGAGAAGTCTTCCCGGTGACTAATTCAGGTCAGATCATTGGTGCCACAAACTTGAACTTGCTGCCTGATTAGCTTGGCAAGTTCTTATGAGTGGAGGATTAGGAAGCAGCTGGATTTTCTGACTGGTTTCAGAGTTAGGGTCACTTGAGGTCCTCAAAGGGATGGTTCAGAATCACTGTGGGGGGCTTGTGTGATTCTATTTTTAAACTCCTTAATAGTTTGGGTCAGAAGATTGACtgtctctttatttttggtttgtgggctacacccagcaatacttttttttttttctttttgcgtcacacccagctttgctcagggctattcctgactctgcattcaggaattactcctggcggtgctctggggaccacatgggatgctggggattgaaccctggtcggccgcgtgcaaggcaaacaccctacctactatactatatgtattatagctccagccccacacccagcaacacttgggttactcttagctctgtactctggggttactcttggcgttgctcagggggaccatatgggatgctggagattgaacccgggttggcctcatgcaagacaagcaccctacctgctgtgctatctctgaggcCTCTGACAGTCTGTTTTAATATGTCCCTCAGCTGACCTGAACTTAAGCCCTCACTCCATGCCTGTATGTAGGAACCCTTGCAGGTTTCTTTTTGCTGcttgcgcacgtgtgtgtgtgtgtgtgtgtgtgtgtgtgtgtgtgagatgcaaTAAGATGAGGGTAGTGGCCATaactgggcagtgctctgggtactTTTCCCGCTTTGGCCCACCTTGTGAGTTCTGAGCTGATCTCTCAGGGGATGAGGTTTGCCAGACAGCCTCCTTCCCTGGTTTTTTGTTGGGATCAAAAATAAGCTGATGGATAAAAAGAACCAAACTGTTAGAGGCCCTGCAGGAGTTCTCCAGATCTCGACTGTTCATAGCAAAGCTTAGGGCAAGGTTTTGTTTCtgtgttgggccatacctggcggtgctcaggccttaacTCGTGActccactcaggggtcacttctggcagggctcagaagaccatttgCAGTACGGGGGATCGAGCCCCTGTCTGCCATTGAGCAGGCAAAGTGCc
Coding sequences within:
- the MAPRE1 gene encoding microtubule-associated protein RP/EB family member 1, whose product is MAVNVYSTSVTSDNLSRHDMLAWINESLQLNLTKIEQLCSGAAYCQFMDMLFPGSIALKKVKFQAKLEHEYIQNFKILQAGFKRMGVDKIIPVDKLVKGKFQDNFEFVQWFKKFFDANYDGKDYDPVAARQGQETAVAPSLVAPAVNKPKKPLGSGSAAPQRPIATHRTTATPKAGPGMVRKNPGVGNGDDEAAELMQQINVLKLTVEDLEKERDFYFGKLRNIELICQENEGENNPVLQRIVDILYATDEGFVIPDEGGPQEDQEEY